One Candidatus Thorarchaeota archaeon DNA window includes the following coding sequences:
- a CDS encoding lipoate--protein ligase family protein, whose protein sequence is MDEFRFLKFETHDAYTNMAMDEAIMLSLEAGRVPPTFRLYRWKPSAVSIGTFQGMTTEVDIEYCKKKGVSTVRRLTGGGAVYHDYEGEVTYSIIIPKDHRLAPRDIAESYRVLCGGVISALAKLGLSSSFQPINDILVEKKKISGNAQTRRHSCLLQHGTVLVRLDVEAMFSVLKVHPVKISDKVVTDVKQRVTSISDALSRRVSLEEVARAMEKGFSEALGIKLVPGKLTSEEEADVEHLVKTKYSTDSWNLLR, encoded by the coding sequence ATGGATGAGTTCCGATTCCTGAAGTTCGAGACGCATGATGCGTACACCAACATGGCAATGGACGAGGCCATAATGCTCTCTCTGGAAGCGGGGCGAGTGCCGCCCACTTTTCGTCTGTATCGATGGAAGCCCTCTGCGGTGTCAATTGGCACGTTTCAGGGGATGACTACTGAGGTGGACATCGAGTACTGTAAGAAGAAGGGTGTTTCCACTGTGCGGCGGCTGACCGGAGGGGGCGCTGTATACCATGACTATGAAGGAGAGGTGACATACAGCATCATCATTCCGAAGGACCACAGGTTGGCGCCACGAGACATCGCCGAGTCGTACCGTGTGCTGTGCGGTGGTGTCATATCTGCCCTTGCCAAGCTCGGACTCTCTTCTAGCTTCCAGCCCATCAACGACATTCTAGTGGAGAAGAAGAAGATATCCGGCAACGCACAGACACGTCGTCACTCCTGTCTCCTTCAACATGGTACCGTCCTTGTCAGGCTCGATGTTGAGGCGATGTTCTCGGTCTTGAAGGTCCACCCCGTCAAGATCTCCGACAAGGTCGTGACGGACGTTAAGCAGCGAGTGACATCAATCAGTGATGCTCTCTCCCGTCGGGTCAGCTTGGAAGAGGTCGCCAGAGCCATGGAGAAGGGCTTCTCGGAGGCACTAGGCATCAAGCTGGTCCCCGGCAAGCTCACATCTGAGGAAGAGGCCGATGTGGAACATCTTGTGAAGACGAAGTACTCGACCGATAGCTGGAACCTGCTGAGGTGA
- a CDS encoding radical SAM protein — protein MIILAPLVRVSLGTAMALGLIEGLREVASSTAYLMTYSESKCDENCAFCPQARSSTSSADRLSRISWPTWDLDEVVARLGESKSTRRVCLQCLNYVGMVDDAATVIERVRESFTGPLSICTPPLGEADLKRVRAAGATDIGIAIDAATPEVFDSVKGAARNSSYTWELHHDALRRALTVFDRGHVTTHVIVGLGERESDVARFIFTMLEAGIRVSLFAFTGVRGTDMHDAKPPDLGAYRRLQIVLYLASRRLLTPDKVNEDRNGHLTLAVESSWLQQVLSSGAAFRTAGCPGCDRPYYNERPRGPMYNYPRPLTPEETAAAIADSGLVRSNG, from the coding sequence ATGATCATCTTGGCGCCGTTAGTCAGAGTGTCGCTCGGCACTGCAATGGCTCTGGGACTCATTGAAGGACTTCGTGAGGTGGCCTCTTCGACCGCGTATCTGATGACATACTCAGAGAGCAAGTGCGATGAGAACTGCGCTTTCTGTCCTCAGGCGCGTAGCAGCACCTCCTCTGCCGACCGTCTGTCACGGATATCGTGGCCTACATGGGATCTCGATGAGGTGGTGGCTCGACTTGGCGAATCAAAGAGCACTCGGCGTGTCTGCCTGCAATGCCTGAACTATGTTGGCATGGTAGATGACGCAGCAACAGTCATCGAACGAGTCAGAGAAAGCTTCACTGGGCCACTCTCTATCTGTACTCCTCCTCTGGGCGAAGCAGACTTGAAGAGAGTCCGAGCGGCAGGCGCCACGGACATAGGTATCGCGATTGATGCTGCCACACCCGAGGTGTTTGACAGCGTCAAGGGAGCAGCACGCAATAGCTCCTACACATGGGAGCTGCACCACGACGCGTTGCGGCGGGCCCTCACTGTGTTCGACAGGGGCCATGTCACCACCCACGTCATTGTGGGGCTCGGGGAGCGAGAGTCTGATGTTGCCCGTTTCATATTCACGATGCTGGAGGCGGGCATCAGGGTCAGCCTGTTCGCCTTCACTGGGGTTAGGGGCACTGACATGCATGATGCGAAGCCGCCAGACCTCGGAGCCTACAGACGCCTTCAGATCGTGCTATACCTTGCATCCCGACGGCTTCTGACTCCAGACAAGGTCAACGAGGACAGGAACGGCCACCTGACACTGGCTGTGGAAAGCTCGTGGCTTCAGCAAGTCTTATCATCAGGTGCAGCATTCCGGACTGCTGGTTGCCCGGGTTGCGATCGGCCATACTACAACGAACGGCCGAGGGGTCCAATGTACAACTACCCGCGGCCGCTGACACCGGAGGAGACCGCGGCTGCAATAGCTGATTCAGGACTGGTGAGGTCAAATGGATGA
- a CDS encoding GTPase domain-containing protein, translating to MERKPHKVVVVGPQGAGKTSLVNALLYGRMDWPNGTQAMSTKISTKTVVSEDAEVILQIWDWVGGTKHFARLARTGFLTMAEAAILAYDCSPQGRRSVGDARDIYDAIKATPTLRYLWLVGCRSDLGADDDVEASARELYKYVQAGPMTKTFKVSVSAKNGTGMAGLVRCIAACLSGRDCDSGSY from the coding sequence TTGGAGAGAAAGCCGCACAAGGTTGTTGTGGTAGGTCCTCAGGGGGCAGGCAAGACAAGTCTTGTCAATGCGCTGCTCTATGGCCGGATGGACTGGCCGAACGGCACACAGGCCATGTCCACCAAGATATCTACCAAGACGGTCGTCAGCGAGGATGCGGAAGTCATCCTGCAGATATGGGACTGGGTCGGCGGCACAAAGCACTTTGCCCGGTTGGCTCGTACAGGCTTTCTGACGATGGCAGAGGCAGCCATTCTTGCGTATGACTGTTCTCCTCAGGGAAGACGGTCAGTGGGGGATGCACGAGACATCTACGATGCAATCAAGGCCACGCCCACACTGAGGTATCTGTGGCTCGTTGGCTGCAGGTCAGACTTGGGTGCCGACGACGATGTGGAAGCGTCTGCCCGTGAGCTCTACAAGTATGTTCAGGCAGGTCCGATGACCAAGACGTTCAAGGTGTCCGTGAGTGCGAAGAACGGCACAGGGATGGCCGGACTCGTCCGGTGCATTGCTGCATGCCTGTCAGGCAGGGACTGCGACAGCGGTTCTTACTGA